The sequence below is a genomic window from Kitasatospora kifunensis.
TGCGCTCTGCGAACCGGGCAGCAGCTGGCGCACCTGGGCCGCCGTCAGAGCGTTGTCGAGCAGCACGGCGATCCGTCGACCGGAACTGACGGACCGCCAGAGCGCGGCGGCCTCGGCCGGCGCACCCGGAACCCGTTCGACGCCGAACGCACGCAGGAAAGCCCCGAGCAGCTCACCGGCCGGCGCTGGGCCGCCGGGCGCGTGGCCGCGCAGATCTGCGTAGAGGAGGCCGTCCGGATAGTCGGCGGCCAGGGAACGCAGCCACTGCAGCACCAAGGCGGTCTTGCCGACCCCGGCCGGGCCGTTCACCACGATCATGCAACGGGAGTCGCTCAGCTCGCCATGCAGTTGACCAAGGGCCGCCAGCTCGGCCCGGCGGCCGACGAACGGTCCGGTGGGTGGCGGTAGTTGCTGCGGAACGGGCGGTGGCGTCGGCCCGGCGGCGGATGGCCCGGCGTGCAAGTGGACGGTGCCGTGGATGGCACGCGCCTGGATCACCCCGCCGGTCAGGTGCGCATCGCCGGCGATGACGTTGCGGGTGACACCCTCGTCTTCTGCTGTTCCCATGAGCTTCCCCCCAGATCACTCACTTGCCGGTCAACAGTTCATCGGTTAAGGCTCTGTCCAATCGATTTAGACCTAATACTGTTCACAACTCGAAAGAGGTGATGCAGTGTTCTCTACCCCGCTACCACACGTGCTACAGCCCTGACCGCCCGTCACCCTGTCATGAGCACATGCGGGGCCACCCGACAACGGCCAGAGGGGGAGCATCTTGCTGGAAGTACGACTCCTGGGAACGGTCGAACTCCTGGTCGGCCGTACGGTGTTTGCGGTCAGCCCGGAAAAGGTCCGCTGTCTGCTGGCCGCACTCGCGTGGGACGCCGGGCGTCCGCTGGCCCTGGACACCTTGGCCGACCGGCTCTGGGACGCCCGCCTGCCCGCCGACCCGGCAGGCGGCGTGCACTCCAACGTCTCCAAGCTACGCAGGGCTCTGAACAATGCCGCGAAGGCCGAGAGCGACGGCCCCGTCCCGCTGATCCTCTCCCGCGGCCATGCCTACACGCTCGACGTCGACCCCGGCATCGTCGACTACCACCGCTTCCGCCGTCTCACCGGCCGCGCCCGCGAAGCCACCGAGCACGGCGACGACATCACGGCGCTGTCGCTCCTTGATCAGGCCAACGCACTGTGGACCGGCGATCCGCTGGCCGGCCTGCGCGGCGAATGGGCCAATGACGCACGCGCCACCCTCACGGACGAGCGCCTGGCCGCCGCGGTCACCCACGCCGAAGTCGGCATGCGGATGGGCCACTTCGCCGAGCTCGTCACGGATCTCGCCCCGCTGGTCTCCGCCCATCCAACCCACCAGACCCTGGTTGCCCGGTTGATGCTCGCCCTCCACGGCGCAGGCCGTCAGGACGAGGCGCTGGCCAGGTACCAAGCCACGTTCCGCAACCTGGGCAAGCACCTCGGCATCGCCCCGGGGCGGGAACTGGCCGATCTGCACGCGCAGATCCTGGCAGGCGAACCGGCTGCGAAGCTGGTACCGAGAGCACGGCTGCTGAGCGCGAAGACATCACCGGCAGCACTGGCAGCACCAGCAGCACCGGCACCGTTGAGCCCCGCGACTGCGTCGAGTCTCCGGCCGCTGCGCCCCCTGGTGGGCCGGGAGCGGGAGCTGGCAGAGCTGACCGCCGGTCCCGGAGTGGTCTCCATCAGCGGCATGGGAGGCATCGGCAAGACCGCCCTGGCGCTGCACGCCGCCCAACTTCTGCACGAGCGCTACCCCGACGGCAGCCACCTCCTCAACCTGCACGCGAACTCCGCTTCCCAGGCGCCGTTGACACCGCAACAGGCAGTGCCGGCCCTCTTCCGGATGCTGGGGTTCCCTTCCGGGGCAGTGCCCACGGAACACGAGCAGCGAATCGCGCTCTGGCATCGCCTCCTCGAGGAGCGCCGCTACGTGATCGTCCTGGACGACGTCGCCGACGGCGCGCAGGTGCGCGCCCTCGTCCCCGTCCCCGGGCAGACGCGTTCGTTCGTCATCCTCACCAGTAGACGCAGACTGAGCGAACTCACCGGTGTCCGGCAGCACTTCATCGACGGCCTGTCGCCCGAGCACGGGGTCGAGCTGTTCCAGCGCCTGGTCAACAGCGAACGCGCCGGCAACGCCGGGAGGATCAGAGAGATCCTCGGCCGGTTCGCCTACCACCCGCTCGCCACCGAGATCCTCGCCAGCCGGTTCCGGGGCCGACGCTCCTGGAGTCTGGAATACCTCGCCCAGCGCCTCGCCACCTCGACCCGGCTGGTCGACGAGATCCGGGACACCGAACGGGATTTGCGACCGGTACTGGACTTCTCCTACCTCGCTCTGGCAGCCGATCACCAGAGGGCGTTCCGCCTGCTGGGCCTGTATCCGGGACCGCGGTTCGCGCTGCCCTCTGCCGCGGCCCTGCTCGGGCTGGCACCCGCCGAGGCCGAGCGGTCCTTGGAGGAACTTCTCGACGCGAGCCTTCTGCAGGAGGTCGCACCGGAGTTGTACGCATTCCATGATCTGCTCGGTGGCTACGCCGCATCACTGGCCGACGCCGAGGGATCGCCGGAGGAACGTGAGGCGGCGTTCGCCCGGCTGCTCTCCTTCGAGCTGGCCGCGGTGGATCAGGCGGATCGACTGCTCTACCCGCACCGGCTCCGACTCGATCGACCAGAGCACGCCGGCGATCGACCACCGGAGCCGCCGGCCTGGGGGACGCCTGCGGAGGCTCGCCGTTGGTTGGTCGCGGAGCTGCCGGGCCTGCTGGCACTCCAGCGCCACGCGGCCGCCCACGCGCAATCGGCAGAGGCGGCGTGGCTCGCGCACTCGTTTGCCGGCTTCCTGGACGTCGAGGGATTCTGGCACGAAGCGATCGAGCTTCATCGCGCTACCATCGAGCACTGGCGCTCCACTGGCGACCGGCGCGGCGAGGTACGAGCGCTGATCGATCTCGGCAACGCCCATCGCCGAACCGCCCAGCCGCTCAGGGCGGTCGCCGCGATCAACGAGGCGCTGGCGCTGGCACGGCTGACAGATGACTTCAGCGGGGCCGCTGAGGCATTGAGCCAGCGAGGCGTTCTCCATGGTGACGCGGGCGAGTTCGACGACGCTCTCACGCTGCAACGCGAGGCACTGGCAACCAGCCGGACTGCGGGCGACTCTC
It includes:
- a CDS encoding AfsR/SARP family transcriptional regulator translates to MFAVSPEKVRCLLAALAWDAGRPLALDTLADRLWDARLPADPAGGVHSNVSKLRRALNNAAKAESDGPVPLILSRGHAYTLDVDPGIVDYHRFRRLTGRAREATEHGDDITALSLLDQANALWTGDPLAGLRGEWANDARATLTDERLAAAVTHAEVGMRMGHFAELVTDLAPLVSAHPTHQTLVARLMLALHGAGRQDEALARYQATFRNLGKHLGIAPGRELADLHAQILAGEPAAKLVPRARLLSAKTSPAALAAPAAPAPLSPATASSLRPLRPLVGRERELAELTAGPGVVSISGMGGIGKTALALHAAQLLHERYPDGSHLLNLHANSASQAPLTPQQAVPALFRMLGFPSGAVPTEHEQRIALWHRLLEERRYVIVLDDVADGAQVRALVPVPGQTRSFVILTSRRRLSELTGVRQHFIDGLSPEHGVELFQRLVNSERAGNAGRIREILGRFAYHPLATEILASRFRGRRSWSLEYLAQRLATSTRLVDEIRDTERDLRPVLDFSYLALAADHQRAFRLLGLYPGPRFALPSAAALLGLAPAEAERSLEELLDASLLQEVAPELYAFHDLLGGYAASLADAEGSPEEREAAFARLLSFELAAVDQADRLLYPHRLRLDRPEHAGDRPPEPPAWGTPAEARRWLVAELPGLLALQRHAAAHAQSAEAAWLAHSFAGFLDVEGFWHEAIELHRATIEHWRSTGDRRGEVRALIDLGNAHRRTAQPLRAVAAINEALALARLTDDFSGAAEALSQRGVLHGDAGEFDDALTLQREALATSRTAGDSRQSDRILNNIGLLSMFLQDNSTALAHLEAAHAGFQRLGNVGLAAATLNNIGQVLLLQGDSRSARAAFERCLTSGAEVLSTVDIASARSNLATALDRPEDLPTALALAASAVDTFRQFEALRPLLLALMTLGDVQLRAHQGTAAAETFQEAVVLATALDADRERAASERSLGIAELSLGHYDAGRQHLTTAITLASHVHDQKTADEAKKALSSITPHAASMVDESRAPLWPPKS